A region from the Achromobacter seleniivolatilans genome encodes:
- a CDS encoding AEC family transporter has translation MLAIAQFYLTTLVLMLPLLFCVGIGVFWGKRDVPFGGAFITTLVTSVTTPALVFHTFVTTHLDDRALADVAAATLLALLLCALVSALLLKVWKLPVRTLLPTAFLPNAGNLGLPISQLAFGDAGLSVAVAFFAVNSFVMHTFAVRLLPGVNTKGSWKSPILLASVVAVAMRMLHIPVPEWLIETARMLGAVTVPLMLLSLGHALALIPSNGMRDGAKVGAIRLVVGVGSGLAVVWALDLEPVLAGALTLQMAMPCAVVSYMYAKRYTQLGDTAAGAVLVSTVVFLLLAPLMLWFSHGA, from the coding sequence ATGTTGGCCATCGCGCAGTTCTACCTCACAACCCTTGTGCTGATGCTGCCGTTGTTGTTTTGCGTGGGCATCGGGGTGTTCTGGGGCAAGCGCGATGTTCCCTTCGGGGGCGCATTCATCACGACGCTGGTGACCTCGGTGACGACGCCCGCCCTGGTATTCCACACCTTTGTCACCACGCATCTGGACGACCGCGCGCTGGCTGACGTGGCTGCGGCCACCTTGCTGGCGCTGTTGCTGTGCGCCCTGGTCAGCGCTTTGCTGCTGAAAGTGTGGAAACTGCCGGTGCGCACCTTGCTGCCCACCGCGTTCCTGCCTAACGCGGGCAATCTGGGCCTGCCGATTTCTCAGCTGGCATTTGGCGATGCGGGCCTATCGGTCGCGGTGGCATTTTTTGCCGTCAATTCTTTTGTCATGCACACGTTTGCCGTACGTCTGCTGCCGGGCGTGAATACCAAAGGCAGTTGGAAGAGTCCTATTTTGTTGGCGTCCGTTGTCGCGGTGGCGATGCGCATGTTGCACATTCCCGTGCCCGAATGGCTGATCGAGACGGCCAGGATGCTGGGCGCCGTCACGGTGCCGCTGATGTTATTGAGCCTGGGCCATGCGCTGGCGCTGATTCCCTCCAACGGCATGCGCGATGGCGCCAAGGTGGGAGCCATCAGGCTGGTCGTGGGGGTGGGGTCGGGGCTGGCGGTCGTGTGGGCGCTGGACCTGGAGCCCGTGCTGGCGGGCGCATTGACCTTGCAAATGGCCATGCCGTGCGCGGTGGTCAGCTATATGTACGCCAAGCGCTACACGCAGCTGGGTGATACCGCGGCGGGCGCCGTGCTGGTGTCCACCGTGGTGTTCCTGCTGCTGGCACCCTTGATGCTGTGGTTTTCCCACGGCGCCTAG
- a CDS encoding Ldh family oxidoreductase: MAHIYLDELQHLAAAGLASAGANPAMADSTARALVFAESQGLSSHGLSRVPFYAGHLRAGRAIGSAVPRLVHERGGAALIDAGSGLAFPACAMAVEEAATRAREHGIAFIGVANSHHFGEAGYHLEALADAGLVALALSNSPAAMPAWGGKRPLFGTNPIAAVFPRRGGARLVIDLSLSQVARGKLMIAARDNQPIPLGWALDADGQPTTDPKAGLAGSMLPAGGVKGAMLAMIVELLACALTGAHFGFETESFFVDEGGPARLGQAFMAIDPGALAGNNTYLERVETLVDAMLEDEGVRLPGDRRRKLRDEAQKHGVDIPDALMAQLRAMAGAD; this comes from the coding sequence ATGGCTCACATCTATCTGGACGAACTTCAACACCTGGCGGCGGCCGGTCTGGCCTCAGCCGGCGCCAACCCGGCCATGGCGGACAGCACTGCCCGCGCCCTGGTCTTTGCCGAAAGCCAGGGTCTCAGCTCGCACGGCCTGTCACGCGTGCCGTTTTACGCGGGTCACCTGCGCGCCGGCCGCGCCATCGGTTCAGCCGTGCCGCGCCTGGTACACGAGCGTGGCGGCGCGGCGCTGATCGATGCCGGCTCTGGCCTGGCGTTCCCCGCCTGCGCCATGGCCGTCGAAGAGGCGGCCACCCGCGCGCGGGAACACGGCATCGCTTTCATCGGCGTGGCCAATAGCCATCATTTTGGCGAAGCCGGATATCACCTGGAGGCCCTGGCTGACGCCGGTCTGGTGGCGCTGGCGTTGAGCAATTCGCCGGCCGCAATGCCGGCATGGGGCGGCAAACGTCCTCTGTTCGGCACCAATCCCATCGCAGCCGTCTTTCCGCGGCGCGGCGGCGCCCGTCTGGTGATCGATCTGTCGCTGTCGCAAGTCGCGCGCGGCAAGCTGATGATCGCCGCCCGCGATAACCAGCCCATACCGCTGGGCTGGGCGCTGGATGCCGATGGCCAACCGACGACGGACCCCAAGGCCGGCCTGGCCGGCAGCATGTTGCCGGCAGGCGGGGTCAAAGGCGCAATGCTGGCAATGATCGTCGAACTGCTGGCTTGCGCGCTGACGGGCGCGCATTTTGGCTTTGAGACCGAATCTTTCTTTGTCGACGAAGGCGGCCCAGCGCGTCTGGGCCAGGCGTTCATGGCCATTGATCCGGGTGCGCTGGCCGGCAACAACACCTATCTAGAGCGTGTCGAAACGCTGGTGGATGCCATGCTGGAAGACGAGGGCGTACGCTTGCCCGGAGACCGCCGCCGCAAACTGCGCGACGAAGCCCAGAAGCACGGCGTGGACATTCCAGATGCGTTGATGGCGCAGTTGCGCGCCATGGCAGGCGCTGACTGA
- a CDS encoding hydroxyacid dehydrogenase: protein MRVLISEFMDTPAVETLRQQFDVHYAPDMVEQRGALLEAVGAADALIVRNRSQVNAELLAAAPRLLAVGRLGVGLDNIDLPGCAARGIQVVPATGANARAVAEYVIGTLLSLLRGAYHATPDVASGRWPRAALSQGLEAQGRTLGVVGFGGIGQLTAQLARGLGLRVVACDAALPPGHPVWAESGAAPLALDALLAEADAVTLHLPLTPGTRHLLNAERIGRMRPGAILINTSRGGIVDEAALAAALRSGRLRGAALDVFEQEPLPAGSALADAPNLILTPHIAGLTQEANVRVSNMVAAGVTIALGGRAR, encoded by the coding sequence ATGCGAGTGCTGATTTCAGAGTTCATGGATACCCCGGCCGTCGAGACCTTGCGGCAACAGTTTGATGTGCACTACGCGCCGGACATGGTCGAGCAGCGCGGCGCGTTGCTGGAAGCCGTAGGCGCTGCCGACGCGCTGATCGTGCGCAACCGCAGCCAGGTGAATGCCGAGTTGCTGGCGGCCGCCCCGCGCCTGCTTGCGGTGGGCCGGTTGGGCGTGGGGCTGGACAACATCGACCTGCCCGGGTGCGCCGCGCGCGGCATCCAGGTGGTGCCGGCAACGGGCGCCAACGCCCGCGCCGTGGCCGAATACGTCATCGGCACCCTGCTGTCGCTGCTGCGGGGCGCGTACCACGCCACCCCCGACGTCGCCTCGGGCCGGTGGCCACGCGCCGCCCTTTCCCAAGGGCTGGAAGCGCAAGGCCGCACGCTGGGCGTGGTGGGTTTTGGCGGTATCGGCCAGTTGACCGCCCAACTGGCTCGCGGTTTGGGGCTGCGCGTGGTGGCTTGCGACGCAGCCTTGCCGCCCGGCCATCCCGTCTGGGCGGAATCCGGAGCGGCGCCGCTGGCGCTGGACGCGCTTTTGGCGGAGGCCGACGCGGTCACATTGCATCTGCCGCTTACCCCCGGCACCCGCCACCTGCTCAACGCCGAGCGCATCGGCCGCATGCGTCCGGGCGCAATATTGATCAACACTTCGCGCGGCGGCATCGTCGACGAAGCGGCTCTGGCTGCGGCGTTGCGCTCCGGCCGCCTGCGGGGCGCGGCACTGGATGTCTTCGAACAGGAACCGCTACCCGCTGGCAGCGCTTTGGCCGATGCGCCCAACCTGATCCTGACGCCGCACATCGCCGGCTTGACGCAAGAGGCGAACGTAAGGGTTTCCAACATGGTGGCCGCCGGTGTGACAATAGCGCTTGGCGGCCGCGCCCGATAA
- a CDS encoding Bug family tripartite tricarboxylate transporter substrate binding protein, protein MKSVLHPLRGAIAAFCASSALIAAPAAFAADYPARSVSLIVGYPAGGSLDLTARLLGEELGKRLGQTVVVENVGGAGGTIGAQRVARAAPDGYTIFLGSTNEMVIARMINTAVKYDSAKDFTALGIVASQPMLLAASKNSGVKTAADYLQKLRGAEPGTFNYGSSGVGTTLHLAGEMINQATSTRAEHVPYRGVSPLVTDLMSGQLDYGMLVLSSGLPQVRSGNIVALGLTENKRSPAAPEIAPLAATPGFESVDINLWFALYGPAGLPEPVAAKLRAVLDETLKSEAFRAKMQEAGGEVAKPGIDPVAYQAEETKKYGALVKAAKIEAQ, encoded by the coding sequence ATGAAGTCCGTTCTACATCCGTTGCGCGGCGCAATTGCTGCGTTCTGTGCAAGCTCGGCGCTGATTGCCGCACCCGCGGCCTTTGCCGCTGATTACCCCGCCCGCAGCGTCTCGCTGATTGTGGGTTATCCCGCAGGCGGTAGCCTGGACCTGACGGCTCGCCTGTTGGGCGAAGAACTGGGCAAACGCCTGGGCCAGACGGTTGTAGTGGAAAACGTGGGCGGCGCTGGCGGCACGATCGGCGCGCAACGCGTGGCACGCGCCGCGCCGGACGGCTATACGATTTTTCTGGGTTCCACCAATGAAATGGTGATTGCCCGCATGATCAACACCGCCGTGAAGTACGACAGCGCCAAGGATTTCACGGCGTTGGGCATCGTGGCGTCGCAGCCGATGCTGCTGGCTGCCAGCAAGAATTCGGGCGTGAAGACGGCGGCTGATTATCTGCAAAAACTGCGTGGCGCAGAGCCGGGCACGTTCAACTATGGCTCTTCTGGCGTGGGCACGACGCTGCACCTGGCTGGCGAGATGATCAATCAAGCCACCAGTACGCGCGCCGAACATGTGCCGTACCGTGGCGTGTCGCCGCTGGTCACCGACCTGATGAGCGGTCAGCTGGACTACGGCATGCTGGTGCTGTCTTCCGGCCTGCCGCAAGTGCGCAGCGGCAACATCGTGGCGCTGGGCCTGACCGAGAACAAGCGTTCGCCGGCTGCGCCCGAGATTGCGCCTCTGGCTGCGACTCCGGGCTTTGAATCCGTGGATATCAATCTGTGGTTCGCGCTGTATGGTCCGGCAGGTTTGCCGGAGCCGGTGGCGGCAAAGCTGCGCGCCGTGCTGGATGAAACGCTGAAGTCCGAAGCGTTCCGCGCCAAGATGCAGGAAGCGGGCGGCGAAGTGGCCAAGCCGGGCATCGACCCCGTGGCCTATCAGGCTGAAGAAACGAAGAAGTACGGCGCGCTGGTGAAGGCCGCCAAAATCGAAGCGCAATAA
- a CDS encoding lipocalin family protein, which translates to MRRTATFLLALAASMTGIAHAAPPPMQTVQSVDLKRYAGMWYEIANFPMFFQRNCVGDTTAEYTAHADGTIGVNNRCRTKDGDVDSASGTATVVEGSNNAKLEVSFAKPFKGDYWVIGLDPEYRWSVVGTPDRKYLWILSRSPKLPKEELDKALAAATAQGYQLDELRYTPQK; encoded by the coding sequence ATGCGTCGCACCGCAACATTCCTGCTGGCCCTGGCCGCCAGCATGACGGGGATCGCTCATGCCGCGCCGCCGCCCATGCAGACTGTGCAATCGGTGGATCTGAAGCGTTACGCCGGCATGTGGTACGAGATCGCGAATTTCCCCATGTTCTTCCAACGCAACTGCGTCGGAGACACCACCGCTGAATACACGGCGCATGCCGATGGCACCATCGGCGTGAACAATCGCTGCCGCACCAAAGATGGCGATGTCGATTCCGCCTCGGGCACCGCCACCGTGGTGGAAGGCAGCAACAACGCCAAGCTGGAAGTCTCGTTCGCCAAGCCCTTCAAGGGCGATTACTGGGTGATTGGACTGGACCCGGAATACCGCTGGTCCGTCGTCGGCACGCCAGACCGTAAGTACCTGTGGATACTGTCTCGTTCGCCGAAGCTGCCCAAGGAAGAACTGGACAAAGCGCTGGCCGCCGCCACCGCGCAGGGCTACCAGCTGGACGAGCTGCGCTACACGCCGCAAAAGTAG
- a CDS encoding alpha/beta hydrolase, producing the protein MSPISMTPAPDGTPLANYVWPAAPNVAPPIVGPGTPSIYLLHGLSEHAGRYDRLARWLTARGWTVGAHDHRGHGRSGGPAATLSHQEDLVTDAVDRLRAWTLAHGRPPILLAHSLGALVAVRIALRRMAELDALVLSSPPFVVNVPLWVRRTLTWMSLHAPDLRVPHGLAPARISHDRAVVKAYRADPLVRRRMTGRLARFVDEGGQESLREAALLPCRTLLMVAGDDSIVAAEGSRQFAQRAPAELLTLRWYDTAWHEIFNETAPISDPVYADLDEWLARTAQALSLRPVLAPSAQEAGTP; encoded by the coding sequence TTGTCGCCGATTTCAATGACCCCCGCGCCCGACGGCACGCCACTGGCCAACTATGTATGGCCCGCCGCCCCCAATGTCGCCCCGCCTATCGTCGGCCCGGGCACGCCCAGTATCTACCTGCTGCACGGTCTTAGCGAGCACGCCGGCCGGTACGACCGCCTGGCCCGCTGGCTGACCGCCCGCGGCTGGACCGTCGGGGCGCACGACCACCGCGGCCACGGCCGCTCTGGCGGTCCGGCCGCCACGCTGAGCCACCAGGAAGACCTGGTGACCGACGCCGTAGACCGGCTGCGCGCCTGGACGCTGGCCCACGGCCGTCCGCCCATCCTGCTGGCGCATAGCCTGGGCGCCCTGGTTGCGGTACGGATCGCCCTGCGGCGGATGGCCGAACTGGACGCCTTGGTGCTCAGTTCCCCGCCTTTTGTGGTCAATGTGCCACTGTGGGTACGCCGCACCCTGACCTGGATGTCCCTGCACGCGCCCGACCTGCGCGTGCCCCATGGCTTGGCGCCCGCCCGGATTTCCCACGACCGGGCGGTGGTCAAGGCCTACCGGGCCGACCCCTTGGTGCGCCGCCGCATGACGGGCCGACTGGCGCGTTTTGTGGACGAAGGCGGCCAGGAATCCCTGCGCGAAGCCGCGCTTTTACCCTGCCGCACCCTGCTGATGGTGGCGGGTGATGACTCTATCGTGGCAGCCGAGGGCAGCCGCCAGTTTGCCCAGCGGGCGCCAGCTGAATTGCTGACCCTGCGCTGGTACGACACCGCCTGGCACGAAATTTTCAATGAAACGGCCCCTATTTCCGACCCGGTCTACGCAGACCTGGACGAGTGGCTGGCACGCACCGCGCAGGCATTGTCCCTGCGCCCTGTATTGGCTCCCTCGGCACAGGAGGCCGGCACCCCGTAA
- a CDS encoding Bug family tripartite tricarboxylate transporter substrate binding protein yields the protein MSSDPQHPPQNKQRRRLLGALGAAGLCTLGPWQQALAQKDSWPARPINYVVPFPPGGLTDVAARQVGRALSESERWNVVVENKPGGSANIGAAHVSHAAPDGYTWLAITLSHAANATLFAGKAGYDLTRDLTPLAGLASSPIMVVVNAKSPIKSMADLARAANSKALAAGSSGNGTPPHLTLALYQKLTGVPLMHVPYKGGAPSLTDLIGGHLDVVFSNYPESLSHVKNGSLRALAITTRERTPDLPDVPTVAQAGLPDLIVENFTGVLAPAGTPPELVQRIGGAIVKQMSQPAMKQALLQLGFVPQPRGPEAFGAYLQSEVERWAKIIRDANIQVA from the coding sequence ATGAGTAGCGATCCGCAACACCCACCGCAGAACAAGCAGCGCCGGCGTTTGCTTGGCGCACTGGGCGCCGCAGGCCTCTGTACGCTTGGCCCCTGGCAGCAGGCGCTGGCACAGAAGGACAGCTGGCCCGCGCGCCCCATCAATTATGTGGTGCCCTTCCCGCCCGGCGGCCTGACTGATGTTGCGGCCCGGCAGGTTGGACGCGCGCTCAGTGAGTCGGAACGCTGGAACGTCGTGGTGGAAAACAAGCCGGGCGGAAGCGCGAACATCGGCGCGGCGCACGTCTCGCACGCGGCGCCCGACGGCTATACCTGGCTTGCCATTACCTTGTCGCACGCCGCCAATGCCACCCTGTTCGCGGGTAAGGCAGGCTACGACCTGACACGTGACCTGACGCCGCTTGCGGGGCTGGCGTCTTCGCCCATCATGGTTGTCGTCAACGCCAAGAGCCCGATCAAATCCATGGCGGATCTGGCGCGCGCCGCTAACTCCAAAGCGCTGGCGGCAGGCTCCAGCGGCAATGGCACTCCGCCCCACCTGACCTTGGCGCTCTATCAAAAGCTCACGGGGGTGCCGCTAATGCACGTGCCATACAAGGGCGGCGCCCCGTCGCTCACGGACCTGATCGGCGGGCATCTGGACGTGGTGTTTTCCAATTACCCCGAGTCCCTGTCGCATGTGAAGAACGGCTCACTACGCGCGTTGGCCATCACCACGCGCGAACGCACGCCCGATCTGCCGGACGTGCCCACCGTGGCACAAGCGGGCCTGCCGGATCTGATTGTCGAAAACTTTACCGGCGTGCTTGCGCCCGCGGGCACGCCGCCCGAACTGGTGCAACGCATAGGCGGAGCCATCGTTAAACAGATGTCGCAACCCGCCATGAAGCAGGCGCTGTTGCAGCTGGGCTTTGTGCCGCAGCCTCGCGGACCCGAGGCGTTCGGCGCCTACCTCCAGTCCGAGGTGGAACGCTGGGCCAAGATCATCCGCGACGCCAACATTCAAGTGGCCTGA
- a CDS encoding UxaA family hydrolase, whose product MSIITAQTTFQGYRRDNGRVGVRNHVIVLPVDDISNAAAEAVANNIKGTLALPHPYGRLQFGEDLELHFRTLIGTGCNPNVAAVVVIGIEEGWTKRVVDGIAATGKPVMGFSIELHGDHDTIMRASRCAKEYVHYATALTRSECPISDLWVSTKCGESDTTSGCGANPTVGNAFDKLYALGSALVFGETSELTGGEHIVAERCANDAVRERFMFMFNRYQAMIDRWKTSDLSESQPTKGNIAGGLTTIEEKALGNIQKIGKQCRVDGVIDKAEIPDGPGLWFMDSSSAAAEMVTLCAASGYAVHFFPTGQGNVIGNPILPVIKICANPRTVRTMSEHIDVDTSGLLQRDIDLNQAGDKLLECMLATANGRWTAAEALGHREFVLTRIFESA is encoded by the coding sequence ATGTCCATCATTACTGCTCAGACCACCTTCCAAGGCTATCGCCGCGACAATGGCCGCGTCGGCGTGCGCAATCACGTCATCGTCTTGCCGGTGGATGACATCTCCAACGCTGCGGCCGAAGCCGTTGCCAATAACATCAAGGGCACTCTGGCGCTGCCCCACCCCTACGGCCGGCTGCAATTCGGCGAAGATCTGGAACTGCACTTCCGCACGCTGATCGGCACGGGCTGCAATCCCAACGTCGCCGCCGTGGTGGTGATAGGCATCGAAGAAGGCTGGACCAAACGCGTCGTGGATGGCATTGCCGCCACGGGCAAACCGGTCATGGGCTTCAGCATCGAATTGCACGGCGACCACGACACCATCATGCGCGCGTCCCGGTGCGCCAAGGAATACGTGCATTACGCCACTGCGCTCACGCGCAGCGAATGCCCGATTTCAGACCTGTGGGTCTCGACGAAATGCGGCGAATCCGACACCACATCAGGCTGTGGCGCCAACCCCACCGTGGGCAACGCCTTCGACAAGCTCTATGCGCTGGGTTCCGCGCTGGTGTTTGGGGAAACCTCCGAGCTGACGGGCGGCGAACATATCGTGGCCGAACGCTGCGCCAATGACGCGGTGCGCGAACGCTTCATGTTCATGTTCAACCGCTATCAAGCCATGATCGACCGCTGGAAGACCAGCGATCTGTCGGAGTCCCAACCCACCAAAGGCAACATCGCTGGCGGCCTGACCACCATCGAGGAAAAGGCGCTGGGCAACATCCAGAAGATAGGCAAGCAGTGCCGCGTGGACGGCGTCATCGACAAGGCCGAAATACCCGACGGCCCGGGCCTGTGGTTCATGGACTCTTCCTCGGCGGCGGCGGAAATGGTGACCTTGTGCGCGGCATCGGGTTATGCGGTGCACTTTTTCCCGACCGGCCAGGGCAACGTCATTGGCAATCCAATTTTGCCGGTGATCAAGATCTGCGCCAATCCGCGCACCGTGCGCACCATGTCCGAACACATTGATGTGGACACCAGCGGCCTGTTGCAGCGCGATATCGATCTGAACCAGGCGGGAGACAAACTGCTGGAGTGCATGCTGGCCACCGCCAACGGCAGATGGACCGCGGCCGAAGCACTGGGCCACCGCGAATTTGTACTGACGCGAATATTCGAAAGCGCGTAA
- a CDS encoding succinylglutamate desuccinylase/aspartoacylase domain-containing protein — translation MEFKLPVPDLSAERAGNTDTPGVWHFDSGVPGRALMVSALVHGNELCGAWALKDLLAAGVKPRRGSLTLAFCNLDAFDRFDHSNHDASRFVVEDMNRVWSAERLDNPTTPDRQRGAALRPWVLRADWLLDLHSMHEAGAPLLLTGVLPRNIDLARRLKAPQHVIVDAGHKDGVRMRDFAQFGDPAREDACALLIECGFHGDLSSRDVARDMVARMLVESGVLDAADLPSGWLLPDPANQRVLEVTNAVVAPSMDVRFAEAWTGLETFEQAGSVIGWADGQPIVTPYDQCTLIMPSLRQLKPGVTVVRLARNYAG, via the coding sequence ATGGAATTCAAGCTTCCCGTTCCCGACCTGAGCGCCGAGCGCGCCGGAAATACCGATACGCCGGGCGTATGGCATTTTGATTCGGGCGTGCCGGGACGGGCGCTCATGGTGTCCGCACTGGTGCATGGCAACGAGTTGTGCGGCGCTTGGGCGTTGAAGGATCTACTCGCGGCAGGCGTCAAACCTCGCCGCGGCAGCCTGACGCTGGCGTTTTGCAATCTGGACGCCTTTGACCGTTTTGATCATTCCAATCACGACGCATCGCGTTTTGTCGTCGAAGACATGAACCGGGTCTGGAGCGCCGAACGTCTGGACAACCCCACGACGCCAGACCGTCAGCGCGGCGCGGCATTGCGCCCGTGGGTGCTGCGCGCCGACTGGCTGCTGGATCTGCATTCCATGCACGAGGCGGGCGCGCCCTTGTTATTGACCGGCGTCTTGCCCCGCAACATCGACCTGGCCCGCCGCTTGAAAGCGCCGCAACACGTCATCGTGGACGCGGGGCACAAAGATGGCGTGCGTATGCGTGACTTTGCACAATTCGGCGACCCGGCGCGAGAAGATGCGTGCGCGTTGCTGATCGAGTGCGGATTCCACGGCGACCTGTCGTCGCGCGACGTGGCCCGCGATATGGTGGCGCGCATGCTGGTGGAATCGGGAGTGCTGGACGCAGCGGATCTGCCTTCGGGCTGGTTGCTGCCGGACCCCGCAAACCAGCGCGTGCTGGAAGTCACCAACGCCGTGGTCGCGCCGTCTATGGACGTGCGATTTGCCGAGGCGTGGACGGGGTTGGAGACGTTTGAACAGGCGGGCTCGGTGATTGGTTGGGCCGATGGCCAGCCAATCGTGACGCCCTATGATCAATGCACATTGATCATGCCGTCGCTGCGCCAGCTCAAGCCCGGCGTAACGGTGGTCAGACTGGCGCGTAATTACGCGGGCTGA
- a CDS encoding helix-turn-helix domain-containing protein, producing MPSLASLAGQPRKTLSERQAACLHWSAAGKTSWETARILGVSESTVNFHLRNACNKLGVRGRRAAVVAALRLGLLDSVTV from the coding sequence ATTCCCTCGCTTGCGTCGCTAGCGGGGCAACCCCGCAAAACCCTGTCTGAACGTCAGGCCGCTTGCCTGCACTGGTCCGCCGCAGGCAAGACCAGCTGGGAAACCGCCCGTATCCTGGGCGTCAGCGAAAGCACGGTTAATTTTCATCTGCGCAACGCCTGCAACAAGCTTGGCGTGCGCGGCAGGCGCGCCGCCGTGGTGGCGGCACTGCGGCTGGGCTTACTGGATTCCGTCACGGTTTAA
- the gshA gene encoding glutamate--cysteine ligase — MTDTAANRLSRLEANRSLLTQTLRGIEKEGLRVDEQGILSRLPHPAALGSALTNEHVTTDYSESLLELITGTHTNVDALLAELTNTHRHVYSVLDHELIWNQSMPATLPPEADIPIAWYGKSNTGMLKHVYRRGLAERYGKTMQCIAGVHYNFSLAEDLWSVLDTQPGSVQDRRSRGYIGLIRNFTRYSWLLMYLFGAAPALASDFLRGQEHPLQKLGDHTLYLPHATSLRMSDLGYQNKAQSQLKLCYNDLDTFLGRLYDAVTQPWPEYQKIGTQRDGEWIQLNTNVLQIENEYYSSIRPKRATGRCERPITALTERGVQYVEVRCLDIDPTSPVGIDASTSRFVDAFLLFCTASDSPFFPASGYCQRSADNFSLVVKEGRKPGLMLDREGQAIGLAQWGHELLDQIAPYAALFDSALGGSAYAEALAAQRVKLDQPDATPSARLLSSLIDSGLSFHDYSLDLSRKHAEALRAEPLPSDLARAYEEAAAQSTAEQLRIEQSDTDDFGTYVAQYHAALKAPRK; from the coding sequence GTGACCGATACCGCCGCCAACCGTCTCTCCCGCCTAGAGGCCAACCGCTCGCTACTGACTCAAACCCTGCGGGGCATTGAGAAAGAGGGCCTGCGCGTGGACGAGCAGGGCATCCTGTCCCGCTTGCCGCACCCCGCAGCCTTGGGCTCGGCGCTGACCAACGAACACGTCACCACCGATTACTCCGAATCGCTGCTGGAACTCATCACGGGCACGCACACGAATGTGGACGCGTTGCTGGCCGAACTGACGAACACCCACCGCCATGTCTACAGCGTGCTGGACCATGAACTGATCTGGAATCAGTCCATGCCCGCCACGCTGCCCCCCGAAGCGGACATTCCCATCGCCTGGTACGGCAAGTCCAATACCGGCATGCTCAAGCATGTGTACCGCCGTGGCCTGGCCGAGCGCTATGGCAAAACGATGCAATGTATCGCCGGGGTTCACTACAACTTTTCTCTGGCCGAAGACCTGTGGTCGGTGCTGGATACGCAGCCGGGCTCAGTGCAAGACCGCCGCTCGCGCGGCTATATCGGACTGATCCGCAACTTCACGCGCTATTCCTGGCTGCTGATGTACTTGTTTGGCGCCGCTCCTGCGCTGGCCAGCGACTTTTTACGCGGCCAAGAACACCCGTTGCAAAAACTGGGTGATCACACGCTGTACCTGCCGCACGCCACCAGTCTGCGCATGAGCGATCTGGGCTATCAGAACAAAGCCCAGTCGCAGCTCAAGCTTTGCTACAACGATCTGGATACTTTCCTTGGCCGTCTGTATGACGCCGTGACGCAACCATGGCCTGAATATCAAAAGATCGGCACGCAGCGCGACGGTGAATGGATCCAGCTCAACACCAACGTGCTGCAGATCGAAAACGAGTACTACTCCAGCATCCGGCCCAAGCGCGCCACCGGCCGTTGCGAACGCCCGATCACGGCATTGACGGAACGCGGCGTGCAGTATGTGGAAGTCCGCTGCCTGGATATCGACCCGACATCCCCCGTTGGCATCGACGCCAGCACCAGCCGTTTCGTAGACGCATTCCTGCTGTTTTGCACCGCCTCGGACAGCCCCTTCTTCCCCGCCAGCGGTTACTGTCAGCGCAGCGCGGACAACTTCTCGCTCGTCGTCAAGGAAGGCCGCAAGCCTGGCCTGATGCTTGACCGTGAAGGCCAAGCCATTGGTCTGGCGCAGTGGGGCCACGAATTACTGGACCAGATTGCACCGTACGCCGCCCTGTTTGACTCGGCGCTTGGCGGCAGCGCCTATGCCGAAGCGCTGGCCGCGCAACGCGTCAAGCTGGACCAGCCCGATGCCACGCCGTCGGCCCGACTGCTGTCTTCGTTGATCGACAGCGGCCTGTCGTTCCATGACTATTCGCTGGACCTGAGCCGCAAGCACGCCGAGGCGCTGCGCGCTGAGCCGCTGCCTTCGGATCTGGCGCGAGCCTATGAAGAGGCCGCTGCGCAATCCACCGCGGAACAGCTGCGTATTGAGCAATCGGACACGGATGATTTCGGGACCTATGTCGCCCAGTATCACGCAGCGCTGAAAGCCCCGCGCAAATAA